A part of Tardiphaga sp. vice304 genomic DNA contains:
- a CDS encoding MmoB/DmpM family protein gives MSEVQANIFKSMKDIKFEDTISHQCGVTMNDSVEARAIAEVMEPKKGVTVTYMPAMIRIDGEGKLVFKMSEISEALGREMTPYIFEISTSTHYGRMVMVDDDTVVCFGDMNEALAYIEH, from the coding sequence ATGTCCGAAGTCCAGGCCAATATCTTCAAATCGATGAAAGATATCAAGTTCGAGGACACCATATCGCACCAGTGCGGTGTCACCATGAACGACAGCGTCGAGGCCCGCGCCATCGCCGAAGTGATGGAGCCGAAGAAGGGCGTCACCGTCACCTACATGCCGGCGATGATCCGGATCGATGGCGAAGGCAAGCTGGTGTTCAAGATGAGCGAGATCAGCGAGGCGCTGGGGCGCGAGATGACGCCCTACATCTTCGAGATTTCGACCTCCACGCATTATGGCCGCATGGTGATGGTCGACGACGATACCGTTGTCTGCTTCGGCGATATGAACGAAGCGCTCGCCTATATCGAACACTGA